The region CGGCGCGACCTTGCACAGGCACGGCACCTTGCGCGAGATGCGGTCGATGTCGGCCATGGTGAATTCGACCTGCGCCTCATGCGCGGCGGCCAGCAAGTGCAGCACGGTGTTGGTGGAGCCGCCCATCGAGACGTCCAGCGCCATGGCGTTTTCGAACGCGGCCTTGCTGGCGATGCTGCGCGGCAGGACCGAGTAGTCGTCCTGCTCGTAATGGCGCTTGGCCAGTTCGACGATCAGGCGGCCGGCGCCCAGGAACAATTCCTTGCGGTCGGCGTGGGTGGCGACGATGGTGCCGTTGCCCGGCAGCGCCAGACCCAGCGCTTCGGCCAGGCAGTTCATCGAGTTGGCGGTAAACATGCCCGAGCACGAACCGCAGGTAGGACAGGCGGAACGCTCGATTTCAGCGACATCGGCGTCGGATACGGTGTTGTCGCCGGCCTTGATCATGGCGTCAATCAGGTCCAGCTTGATGACCTTGCGATCGTTGTTGACGACCTTGACCACCTTGCCGGCTTCCATCGGACCGCCGGAGACGAACACCACCGGGATGTTCAGACGCATTGCCGCCATCAGCATGCCGGGGGTGATCTTGTCGCAGTTGGAGATGCACACCATGGCGTCGGCGCAGTGGGCGTTGACCATGTATTCGACCGAGTCGGCGATCAGGTCCCGCGACGGCAGCGAGTACAGCATGCCGCCGTGGCCCATGGCGATGCCGTCATCGACGGCGATGGTATTGAATTCCTTGGCGACGCCGCCGGATGCTTCGATTTCGCGCGCCACCAGCTGACCCAGGTCCTTCAGATGCACGTGGCCCGGCACGAATTGCGTGAACGAATTAACCACCGCGACGATAGGCTTGTCGAAGTCGCCGTCCTTCATGCCGGTGGCGCGCCACAATGCGCGGGCGCCGGCCATGTTGCGGCCTTGGGTGGTGGTGCGGGAACGATAGACTGGCATGGTGGGTGTCTCCTCAGAAGGCGGATTTACGATTCAAGTGCGCAAGAGTGCCGTGTGCGCAGCAAGTTGTCCAATATATGATTTGGTGGCCTGTAATTCGTATTGCATATAAGAGGAGCCATCGCTTCTGAAAACGGCCGCACGGAAAAACGTGTTTATTTCCAGCAATAAAAATCCCGAATGTTGAGTATGCTTGAGTGGGAGCCTGCATTTCGCCTGGATTCAGGCTGTGGCCACAGGAAAATGAAGAAAATCGAGAAGGGGAAATCATGAAGAACAACATCATCCGCCGCAGTGCGGCGGCATTGCTGACAGCGCTGCTGCCGCTGGCCTTGCTGGGTGCCTGTGACCGCTCGGTCGACGAGAAGCTGCACGCGCAGGCCAGTACCGAAAAATCGCTGGCGATTTCGCCGACGCTGTTCGCCACCAAATTCAACCGCAGCGTGCGTGACGTACTGGAAGACCGCAAGGACGACAACGCCGCACGCATGGCGCCGCTGTATGCGATCGACGTCACGCAACTGCACAAGGGCGGCGAGAAGCACACCTTCCAGACCCAGGTGGGGCCGGCGCAAACCTCGCTGATGGGCAGCCTGGCCAAGGATGGCGACCTCAAGACCATCGGCGTCTTGCTGGCCAGCCGCACCGAGGGCGCCCGCGATGAATTTTTCCTGTGCGCGGAAACGGTTGCGCGCATCGTCACCGACGGCGACAAGGCCAAGCTGCCGGATCAGATCAAGCGCCTGGTCAACAACGCCATCAACAATCCCGGCCAGCGCATGACGATCGCCATCGGCGAGCGCTTGTTGTCGGCGGAGATCATCCAGCAGGGATTGATGTTCCAGGTGGAACAGAGCCAATAAGGCTCCTATACGTCCAGCTTGATCAGGCGTGTCGCTTTTGCAGTGCCGCCTGCCATCAGCTGCGTGATGCGGCCGTCGTCCACGGTCAGCTTGACCTTGATCACGCTCGGCGAAGGCGGTTGCATCAGGTAGCCTTGCTCGATGATGATTTCGTGGTCCTTCACCCCGCCGTGGTCGTGCAGGTAGCATGCCAACGGTCCGGCTGCGGTACCGGTAGCCGATTCCTCCGGGATGCCGAAGCGCGGCGAAAACATGCGCACGCCGGCATGGCGGCCGCTCACCGTGGTCATGTCCGAGTACACGTAGTAACCGATCACGTCGAGTTCATTGCTGATCTCTTCAATCAGCGCTGCATCCGGTCGCGCAACCGAGACCGTCTGCTCATCCGGCAAGGGCACGATCAGGAAGGCGTTGCCGGTGTTCACCACGGTCGGTGCAAGACCGGCGTGCAACTGCCCTGGCGCCAGGCCGAGCGAGGCGGCAATGCGCGCGGCCAAGCCGGAGCCGGCGGCATCGAGCGCACGGTACTGTGGCGCGCGCTGCTCCATGAACACCATCTCGCCGGCAATCAGGATATCGAGGTTGCCGTCGATGGACTCTTTGGAAAAATTGCCTTCGCCGATGATGCCGAGCTTGTGCAGCAAGGAGAACGTGGCGATGGTGGCGTGACCGCAATGCGGGATCTGCCGCGTCGGTGTGAAGAATTCGAGCTTGACCGTAGCGCTTTGCGAGGAAGACACGAAAGCGGTCTCGGACAAGCCGAGCTGGCGGGCGATGTGGAGTTTCTGTTCGGTGGTCAGTGCATCGGCGTCGAGGACAACGCCGGCAGGATTGCCGCCGGCCGTGCCGTCAATGAAGGCGTTAACGATCTGTGCGTCGACCTGCAAAATGAATCCCCCGAAGTATTTGAGCTTCAGGGGATTCTAGCGCAACCACACAATACTGCACGGAGACCGTCACTTTGTTTCGCGATGTGTGGGTAAAGCGCAAGTTTTACGCCGGGTTATTTTGCCGGGAACGGTTCGGTGAGGATGCCGGTCAGGCTTTGCACGCCGTCGATGTAGTTGCCAAGACGCATGTTTTCGTTGGCGCTGTGCTGGTTGTTGTCGGCGTTCACCAGCGGCACGATCACGAACGGAATCTTCAGCGCGCCCACCATGGCGCCGGTCGGTACGGTGCCGCCCATCATACGGATCTGCACCGGCTCCTTGCCGTAAGTCTTGACGAAGGCGCTGCGCAGCCATTTGCCGATCGGCGACGCGAGGTCGGTGCGCACCGCCATGCTGGAGGCCGATACGCGGGCGTAGTCGAGCGCCGCCAGTTTCGGATAACGCGCGCGCTCTTCGTCGGTGGGCTTGCCGTTGACAAGGTGGAAGCCCTGCTTCTCGATGTGCGCCTTGAGCAAACCGAGCAGCACTTGCGGATCGGTCTCGGGCACGGTGCGCAGGTCGAGCTCGGCGATGGCTTCGCCCGGCACGATGGTGCGCGCTTTGGGGCCGACGTCTGCGGCCTGCATGCCGCGCACGTTCAGCGACGGATATTGCATCGCTTCCTGATAGTTCTGGCCGACCTTCTCGGCCTGAGCGATGCCGAGGCGCTTGCGCAGCGCGGCTTCATCGTCGGGCACCGCGCGCATGACGCGGCGCGATTCGTCGTCGAGCTTCACTGCGTCGTAGTAACCGGCGACCGTCACGCGGCCGTCGTCATCCTTCATCGACGCCAGCAGGCGCGCCATGG is a window of Herbaspirillum hiltneri N3 DNA encoding:
- the ilvD gene encoding dihydroxy-acid dehydratase, giving the protein MPVYRSRTTTQGRNMAGARALWRATGMKDGDFDKPIVAVVNSFTQFVPGHVHLKDLGQLVAREIEASGGVAKEFNTIAVDDGIAMGHGGMLYSLPSRDLIADSVEYMVNAHCADAMVCISNCDKITPGMLMAAMRLNIPVVFVSGGPMEAGKVVKVVNNDRKVIKLDLIDAMIKAGDNTVSDADVAEIERSACPTCGSCSGMFTANSMNCLAEALGLALPGNGTIVATHADRKELFLGAGRLIVELAKRHYEQDDYSVLPRSIASKAAFENAMALDVSMGGSTNTVLHLLAAAHEAQVEFTMADIDRISRKVPCLCKVAPMTDKYHIEDVHRAGGIVAILGELARAGLLDTSLPTVHSKTMGEAIEKYDIRVSSDAAVHKLFRAAPGGVPSQTAFSQAERYEHGDLDRSAGCIRDIEHAYSKDGGLAVLYGNIAEKGCIVKTAGVDESILKFSGKARVFESQDAAVEGILGDTVHAGDVVIIRYEGPKGGPGMQEMLYPTSYIKSKGLGKACALFTDGRFSGGSSGLVIGHASPEAAEGGAIGLVEEGDMIDIDIPARTINLRVADDQLAQRRAAMEARGRDAWQPVNRERVVSQALQAYAALTTSADRGAVRDLSQLKR
- a CDS encoding PhzF family phenazine biosynthesis protein, with the protein product MQVDAQIVNAFIDGTAGGNPAGVVLDADALTTEQKLHIARQLGLSETAFVSSSQSATVKLEFFTPTRQIPHCGHATIATFSLLHKLGIIGEGNFSKESIDGNLDILIAGEMVFMEQRAPQYRALDAAGSGLAARIAASLGLAPGQLHAGLAPTVVNTGNAFLIVPLPDEQTVSVARPDAALIEEISNELDVIGYYVYSDMTTVSGRHAGVRMFSPRFGIPEESATGTAAGPLACYLHDHGGVKDHEIIIEQGYLMQPPSPSVIKVKLTVDDGRITQLMAGGTAKATRLIKLDV